Proteins encoded together in one Benincasa hispida cultivar B227 chromosome 1, ASM972705v1, whole genome shotgun sequence window:
- the LOC120076885 gene encoding LOW QUALITY PROTEIN: ATP synthase subunit alpha, mitochondrial-like (The sequence of the model RefSeq protein was modified relative to this genomic sequence to represent the inferred CDS: substituted 1 base at 1 genomic stop codon), translating to IGADGRGALSDHERRRVEVKAPEIIERKSVHEPMQIGLKAVDSLVPIGLGQRELIIGDRQTGKTAIAIDTILNQKQMNSRATSESETLYCVYVAIGQKRSTVAQLVQILLEGNALEYSILVTATTSDPAPLQFLAPYSGCAMGEYFRDNGMHALIIYDDLSKQAVAYRQMSLLLRRPPGREAFPGDVFYLHSRLLERAAKRSDQTGAGCLTALPVIETQAGDVSAYIPTNVIPIIDGQICLETKLFYRRIRPAINVGLSVSRIESATQLKAMKQVCDSSKLELAQYREVAAFAQFGSDLDAATQALLNRGARLTEVPKQPQYAPLPIEKLXTLISSIRIRQESIDEKGLGKA from the coding sequence ATTGGAGCTGATGGAAGAGGGGCTCTAAGTGATCACGAGCGAAGACGTGTCGAAGTCAAAGCCCCTGAGATTATTGAACGTAAATCGGTGCACGAGCCTATGCAAATAGGGTTAAAAGCGGTAGATAGCCTGGTTCCTATAGGCCTTGGCCAACGAGAACTTATAATCGGGGACCGACAAACTGGAAAAACAGCTATAGCTATCGATACCATATTAAACCAAAAGCAAATGAACTCAAGGGCCACCTCTGAGAGTGAGACATTGTATTGTGTCTATGTAGCGATTGGACAGAAACGCTCAACTGTGGCACAATTAGTTCAAATTCTTTTAGAAGGGAATGCTTTGGAATATTCCATTCTTGTAACAGCCACCACTTCGGATCCTGCTCCTCTTCAATTTCTGGCCCCATATTCTGGGTGTGCCATGGGGGAATATTTCCGCGATAATGGAATGCACGCATTAATAATCTATGATGATCTTAGTAAACAGGCGGTGGCATATCGACAAATGTCATTATTGTTACGCCGACCACCAGGCCGTGAGGCTTTCCCAGGCGATGTTTTCTATTTACATTCCCGTCTCTTAGAAAGAGCCGCTAAACGATCGGACCAGACAGGTGCAGGTTGCTTGACCGCCTTACCCGTCATTGAAACACAAGCTGGAGACGTATCGGCCTATATTCCCACCAATGTGATCCCTATTATTGATGGACAAATCTGTTTGGAAACAAAGCTCTTTTATCGCAGAATTCGACCTGCTATTAACGTCGGCTTATCTGTCAGTCGCATCGAGTCTGCCACTCAGTTGAAAGCTATGAAGCAAGTCTGCGATAGTTCAAAACTGGAATTGGCACAATATCGCGAAGTGGCCGCCTTTGCTCAATTTGGGTCAGACCTTGATGCTGCGACTCAGGCATTACTCAATAGAGGTGCAAGGCTTACAGAAGTACCGAAACAACCACAATATGCACCACTTCCAATTGAAAAACTATGAACCCTAATCTCCTCTATCCGTATACGTCAGGAGTCCATTGATGAGAAGGGGCTAGGGAAAGCTTGA